In one Solanum dulcamara chromosome 1, daSolDulc1.2, whole genome shotgun sequence genomic region, the following are encoded:
- the LOC129884300 gene encoding serine/arginine-rich SC35-like splicing factor SCL30A isoform X1, with amino-acid sequence MRGRSYSPSPPRGYGRRGRSPSPRGGRYGGRGRDDPSTLLVRNLRHDCRPEDLKKPFGQIGPVKDIYLPRDYYTREPRGFGFIQYLDPADAAEAKYQMDGQVFQGRQLTVVFAEENRKKPQEMRARERGSGRGGRNYDRRGTPPRYHNSPRYSRSPPPRGRDYYSPPKRRQYSRSVSPEEKRYSRERSYSPRGGQGRPYSQSPPREQSPPFNGSRSRSQSPVREHSPPYNGSRSRSRSPVRARSLVRERSPVRGHSRRRSPSQSHSRSPNAVHYSRNPDHDVSPRH; translated from the exons ATGAGGGGAAGAAGTTACAGCCCCTCACCCCCAAGAGGTTATGGAAGGAGAGGAAGGAGTCCAAGCCCCAGAGGGGGTCGCTATGGTGGTCGTGGCAGAGATGATCCATCTACTCTATTAGTGCGCAATCTTCGCCACGACTGTCG GCCAGAAGACCTCAAAAAACCATTCGGGCAAATTGGTCCTGTCAAGGACATTTACTTGCCGAGGGACTATTATACTCG TGAACCACGTGGTTTTGGATTTATCCAATATCTGGATCCTGCTGATGCAGCAGAAGCTAAGTATCAGATGGATGGTCAGGTTTTCCAAGGTCGGCAACTGACGGTAGTTTTTGCTGAGGAGAACAGGAAAAAGCCTCAAGAAATGAGAGCTAGGGAGCGTGGAAG TGGTAGGGGTGGCCGCAACTATGATAGGAGAGGTACTCCCCCTAGGTACCATAACTCTCCTCGGTATTCACGATCTCCACCTCCTCGCGGCCGTGATTACTACTCTCCACCTAAGAGAAGGCAATACTCAAG GTCTGTTTCGCCTGAAGAGAAAAGATACAGTCGTGAGAGATCATATTCTCCTCGTGGTGGTCAGGGAAGGCCATACTCACAATCCCCTCCAAGGGAGCAGTCTCCACCATTCAATGGGTCACGAAGCCGCAGTCAAAGTCCAGTGAGGGAGCATTCTCCACCTTATAATGGTTCAAGGAGTCGCAGCCGGAGTCCAGTTAGGGCACGTTCTCTGGTTAGAGAACGTTCTCCAGTTAGGGGTCACAGCAGGAGGCGGAGCCCTAGTCAAAGCCATAGCAGGAGCCCCAATGCTGTTCATTATTCCAGGAATCCTGACCATGACGTGTCCCCTAGACACTGA
- the LOC129884300 gene encoding serine/arginine-rich SC35-like splicing factor SCL33 isoform X2, giving the protein MGIILVLLFSGCLEILEVFSEPRGFGFIQYLDPADAAEAKYQMDGQVFQGRQLTVVFAEENRKKPQEMRARERGSGRGGRNYDRRGTPPRYHNSPRYSRSPPPRGRDYYSPPKRRQYSRSVSPEEKRYSRERSYSPRGGQGRPYSQSPPREQSPPFNGSRSRSQSPVREHSPPYNGSRSRSRSPVRARSLVRERSPVRGHSRRRSPSQSHSRSPNAVHYSRNPDHDVSPRH; this is encoded by the exons ATGGGGATTATTTTAGTTTTGTTGTTTTCGGGCTGTTTGGAAATATTGGAAGTCTTTAG TGAACCACGTGGTTTTGGATTTATCCAATATCTGGATCCTGCTGATGCAGCAGAAGCTAAGTATCAGATGGATGGTCAGGTTTTCCAAGGTCGGCAACTGACGGTAGTTTTTGCTGAGGAGAACAGGAAAAAGCCTCAAGAAATGAGAGCTAGGGAGCGTGGAAG TGGTAGGGGTGGCCGCAACTATGATAGGAGAGGTACTCCCCCTAGGTACCATAACTCTCCTCGGTATTCACGATCTCCACCTCCTCGCGGCCGTGATTACTACTCTCCACCTAAGAGAAGGCAATACTCAAG GTCTGTTTCGCCTGAAGAGAAAAGATACAGTCGTGAGAGATCATATTCTCCTCGTGGTGGTCAGGGAAGGCCATACTCACAATCCCCTCCAAGGGAGCAGTCTCCACCATTCAATGGGTCACGAAGCCGCAGTCAAAGTCCAGTGAGGGAGCATTCTCCACCTTATAATGGTTCAAGGAGTCGCAGCCGGAGTCCAGTTAGGGCACGTTCTCTGGTTAGAGAACGTTCTCCAGTTAGGGGTCACAGCAGGAGGCGGAGCCCTAGTCAAAGCCATAGCAGGAGCCCCAATGCTGTTCATTATTCCAGGAATCCTGACCATGACGTGTCCCCTAGACACTGA
- the LOC129884286 gene encoding probable CoA ligase CCL12 isoform X1, whose translation MFQFSVLVRGMGKSISEVGIEDLVRAGVREDEAKWLMAELKAAIAKVGFSQKELWREVTARKLLKPSHPHTLHQLLYYSVYHNYHTGPPLYWFPSLNESRYTNLGRIMENHCPKLFRASYKDPISSFKEFHRFSVQHSEIYWSIVLKELPIHFLEAPKCILDTSDKSKCGGNWLPGSVLNIAESCVRSSNYGNKQDDSMSIVWREEGNDDKDVNSMTLKQLREQVMMVANALDNMFSKGDAIAIDMPMTVTAVVIYLAIVLAGFVVVSIADSFAAQEIAVRLRMSNAKAIFTQDSIVRGGRRFSLYSRVIEAAPLKAIVIPATGEGVQVQLRNQDLSWKDFLASVNHLPRPNYYLPVYQSIDSVTNILFSSGTTGDPKAIPWTHLSPIRCTADSWAHLDIQAGDVFCYPTNLGWVMGPVLLYSCFLTGATLALYHGSPLDHGFGKFVQDAGVTVLGTVPSLVKTWKSTGCMEGLDWTKIRMFASTGEASNVDDDLWLSSRVYYKPIIECCGGTELSSSYIMGNLLQPQAFGAFSSATMSTGFVILDEDGRPYPDDQACVGEVGLFSTYMGATDRLLNADHEKVYFEGMPIYKDMQLRRHGDILKRTIGGYLVVHGRADDTMNLGGIKTSSIEIERVCDGADESVVETAAVSAAPPNGGPEQLGIFVVVKEGMIISPDTLKKRFSRAIQINLNPLFKVRSVKIVGILPRTASNKLLRRVLREQWKQDVQLESKL comes from the exons ATGTTTCAATTTAGTGTATTGGTGAGAGGGATGGGAAAGAGCATAAGTGAAGTTGGGATAGAAGATTTAGTAAGAGCAGGAGTAAGAGAGGATGAGGCTAAATGGTTAATGGCAGAGCTGAAAGCTGCAATTGCTAAAGTGGGTTTCTCTCAAAAGGAGTTATGGCGTGAGGTCACTGCTCGGAAATTGCTGAAACCATCACACCCACATACTCTGCACCAGCTCCTTTACTACTCTGTTTACCATAACTATCACACTGGCCCTCCTCTCTATTGGTTCCCTTCTCT GAATGAATCTAGATACACAAATTTGGGCCGCATAATGGAAAATCATTGTCCGAAGCTTTTCAGAGCATCATACAAGGATCCAATCTCAAGTTTTAAAGAATTTCATAGGTTTTCTGTTCAGCATTCTGAG ATTTACTGGTCAATTGTTTTAAAGGAACTTCCAATTCACTTTCTGGAAGCCCCTAAATGCATCCTGGATACCTCTGACAAATCAAAATGTGGAGGAAATTGGCTTCCTGGTTCAGTTCTGAATATAGCCGAGAGTTGTGTACGTTCGAGCAATTATGGCAACAAGCAGGATGATAGCATGTCCATTGTGTGGAGGGAAGAAGGGAATGATGATAAAGATGTTAATAGCATGACACTGAAACAGCTGAGAGAACAAGTAAT GATGGTGGCAAATGCACTGGATAACATGTTCTCAAAGGGAGATGCAATTGCAATTGACATGCCAATGACTGTCACAGCAGTCGTTATTTACTTGGCCATTGTTCTTGCTGGATTTGTGGTGGTATCAATCGCTGATAGCTTTGCTGCACAGGAGATTGCAGTCCGTTTACGAATGTCTAATGCTAAGGCTATATTTACACAG GATTCCATAGTGCGAGGAGGCCGAAGATTCTCTTTGTATAG TCGAGTTATAGAAGCTGCTCCACTTAAAGCTATTGTAATTCCTGCAACTGGGGAGGGTGTACAAGTTCAATTAAGGAACCAAGATCTTTCATGGAAGGATTTTCTTGCCAGTGTCAATCACCTTCCCAG GCCAAATTATTATTTACCAGTTTATCAATCCATAGACTCTGTTACCAACATACTATTCTCATCAGGAACCACAG GAGATCCGAAAGCAATACCTTGGACTCACCTGTCTCCCATTCGATGTACTGCTGATTCATGGGCTCATCTTGATATTCAAGCTGGAGATGTTTTCTGCTATCCCACAAACTTGGGATGGGTGATGGGACCAGTTCTACTGTACTCCTGCTTTCTAACTGGTGCAACTCTAGCTCTCTATCATGGATCTCCTCTAGACCATGGTTTTGGAAAATTCGTGCAG GATGCAGGAGTTACTGTTTTGGGTACTGTTCCTagcttagtgaagacttggaaGAGTACTGGGTGTATGGAAGGCCTCGATTGGACAAAGATAAG GATGTTTGCTAGTACTGGAGAAGCCtctaatgttgatgatgaccTTTGGCTTTCTTCAAGGGTGTACTATAAACCCATTATTGAATGTTGTGGAGGCACAGAGCTATCATCATCTTACATTATGGGAAACCTTCTTCAACCACAAGCTTTTGGAGCATTTAGCTCTGCAACAATGTCCACAGGATTTGTCATCTTAGATGAAGATGGGCGCCCTTAT CCAGATGATCAAGCTTGTGTTGGTGAAGTTGGCTTGTTTTCTACCTATATGGGAGCTACTGATAGATTGCTGAATGCTGATCATGAAAAAGTATACTTCGAGGGAATGCCAATATACAAAGATATG CAACTAAGGAGACATGGTGATATCCTAAAGCGAACTATTGGAGGTTATCTTGTTGTTCACGGCAGAGCTGATGACACCATGAATCTTGGAGGAATAAAG ACAAGTTCAATAGAAATTGAGCGTGTATGTGATGGTGCTGATGAGAGTGTCGTTGAAACTGCTGCAGTCAGTGCTGCACCACCCAATGGAGGTCCAGAACAGTTGGGTATATTTGTGGTTGTCAAAGAGGGGATGATTATTTCACCAGACACGCTGAAGAAAAGATTCTCAAGAGCCATTCAAATCAATCTTAATCCTTTATTCAAG
- the LOC129884286 gene encoding probable CoA ligase CCL12 isoform X2, with protein MENHCPKLFRASYKDPISSFKEFHRFSVQHSEIYWSIVLKELPIHFLEAPKCILDTSDKSKCGGNWLPGSVLNIAESCVRSSNYGNKQDDSMSIVWREEGNDDKDVNSMTLKQLREQVMMVANALDNMFSKGDAIAIDMPMTVTAVVIYLAIVLAGFVVVSIADSFAAQEIAVRLRMSNAKAIFTQDSIVRGGRRFSLYSRVIEAAPLKAIVIPATGEGVQVQLRNQDLSWKDFLASVNHLPRPNYYLPVYQSIDSVTNILFSSGTTGDPKAIPWTHLSPIRCTADSWAHLDIQAGDVFCYPTNLGWVMGPVLLYSCFLTGATLALYHGSPLDHGFGKFVQDAGVTVLGTVPSLVKTWKSTGCMEGLDWTKIRMFASTGEASNVDDDLWLSSRVYYKPIIECCGGTELSSSYIMGNLLQPQAFGAFSSATMSTGFVILDEDGRPYPDDQACVGEVGLFSTYMGATDRLLNADHEKVYFEGMPIYKDMQLRRHGDILKRTIGGYLVVHGRADDTMNLGGIKTSSIEIERVCDGADESVVETAAVSAAPPNGGPEQLGIFVVVKEGMIISPDTLKKRFSRAIQINLNPLFKVRSVKIVGILPRTASNKLLRRVLREQWKQDVQLESKL; from the exons ATGGAAAATCATTGTCCGAAGCTTTTCAGAGCATCATACAAGGATCCAATCTCAAGTTTTAAAGAATTTCATAGGTTTTCTGTTCAGCATTCTGAG ATTTACTGGTCAATTGTTTTAAAGGAACTTCCAATTCACTTTCTGGAAGCCCCTAAATGCATCCTGGATACCTCTGACAAATCAAAATGTGGAGGAAATTGGCTTCCTGGTTCAGTTCTGAATATAGCCGAGAGTTGTGTACGTTCGAGCAATTATGGCAACAAGCAGGATGATAGCATGTCCATTGTGTGGAGGGAAGAAGGGAATGATGATAAAGATGTTAATAGCATGACACTGAAACAGCTGAGAGAACAAGTAAT GATGGTGGCAAATGCACTGGATAACATGTTCTCAAAGGGAGATGCAATTGCAATTGACATGCCAATGACTGTCACAGCAGTCGTTATTTACTTGGCCATTGTTCTTGCTGGATTTGTGGTGGTATCAATCGCTGATAGCTTTGCTGCACAGGAGATTGCAGTCCGTTTACGAATGTCTAATGCTAAGGCTATATTTACACAG GATTCCATAGTGCGAGGAGGCCGAAGATTCTCTTTGTATAG TCGAGTTATAGAAGCTGCTCCACTTAAAGCTATTGTAATTCCTGCAACTGGGGAGGGTGTACAAGTTCAATTAAGGAACCAAGATCTTTCATGGAAGGATTTTCTTGCCAGTGTCAATCACCTTCCCAG GCCAAATTATTATTTACCAGTTTATCAATCCATAGACTCTGTTACCAACATACTATTCTCATCAGGAACCACAG GAGATCCGAAAGCAATACCTTGGACTCACCTGTCTCCCATTCGATGTACTGCTGATTCATGGGCTCATCTTGATATTCAAGCTGGAGATGTTTTCTGCTATCCCACAAACTTGGGATGGGTGATGGGACCAGTTCTACTGTACTCCTGCTTTCTAACTGGTGCAACTCTAGCTCTCTATCATGGATCTCCTCTAGACCATGGTTTTGGAAAATTCGTGCAG GATGCAGGAGTTACTGTTTTGGGTACTGTTCCTagcttagtgaagacttggaaGAGTACTGGGTGTATGGAAGGCCTCGATTGGACAAAGATAAG GATGTTTGCTAGTACTGGAGAAGCCtctaatgttgatgatgaccTTTGGCTTTCTTCAAGGGTGTACTATAAACCCATTATTGAATGTTGTGGAGGCACAGAGCTATCATCATCTTACATTATGGGAAACCTTCTTCAACCACAAGCTTTTGGAGCATTTAGCTCTGCAACAATGTCCACAGGATTTGTCATCTTAGATGAAGATGGGCGCCCTTAT CCAGATGATCAAGCTTGTGTTGGTGAAGTTGGCTTGTTTTCTACCTATATGGGAGCTACTGATAGATTGCTGAATGCTGATCATGAAAAAGTATACTTCGAGGGAATGCCAATATACAAAGATATG CAACTAAGGAGACATGGTGATATCCTAAAGCGAACTATTGGAGGTTATCTTGTTGTTCACGGCAGAGCTGATGACACCATGAATCTTGGAGGAATAAAG ACAAGTTCAATAGAAATTGAGCGTGTATGTGATGGTGCTGATGAGAGTGTCGTTGAAACTGCTGCAGTCAGTGCTGCACCACCCAATGGAGGTCCAGAACAGTTGGGTATATTTGTGGTTGTCAAAGAGGGGATGATTATTTCACCAGACACGCTGAAGAAAAGATTCTCAAGAGCCATTCAAATCAATCTTAATCCTTTATTCAAG